tattttgttataatactataatatgacatgTCTTGAAATCTACTAACGCTGGACAATAGGTATGAAcgtatagtaaattagtaaattacagatgtatattataatagctgacCGTCGTCGCTTCAATAATCTTTCTTTCCTTAATAAACTCCTAACAGGCTTGGTCGATTCCCCATCCCTTCTTTCTCTCATTAACTTTAGAGTTCCTGTTAGGTCCACCCGCAATAATCATCCTTTCCTAATACCTCTCTGCACTAGAAACTATCTAAAAAATGAACCTATTACGAGATTAATGAAATTAGCCAATGAGGATCCGTTGTTCctttaatagttttacttttgtattcattgtttagtaatttatattttatatttttaattttatattttatactttgttgtATTATTCATGTTATGTTATTGTTTGATCATATTGTacacctaattattttaacctGGGCTCACGCccgtttattcaataaataaataaataaataaataaataaatNNNNNNNNNNNNNNNNNNNNNNNNNNNNNNNNNNNNNNNNNNNNNNNNNNAAATAAACTACTAtagtcacaataatatcatacaattactTAGTAGGTAGACAGGTAggttttaacctttttttttttttgtttgaatcgCAGTCAGGGAGGGAAAAAGGTTTCCCCATTGCTGCCTCCCTGGccacataatttatttcaataaataacatcacaacaaaataaacattatttaaattacaaaacttgGGGGCCTCTAACCACCCTGGTTGGCCGTTTCAGCccacaacaaataattataacaatgtatagtTTACAGAAACCTGGGGGCCTCTAACCACCCTGTTTGGCCATTTCAGCCCACAACAAATAAACTTAACTAATGGTTCTGTATTCTCATTTGGTGCTGGCGCTACCTCTCCAATTCTTCTTTCCCGGAGAGAATGGTCTCCACCATCTGTTGAAAGAGTTCCGTGTGTCTCTTTGAAGCCGCAATTAACCTTCTCCGTTGGGATGGTTGTTCCGGGAGCTCTTGTGGGTCGGGACCGCACAGGAGGTACGGAACGTCCTCTGGAACGACTGGATTCCTTAAAGCCGCCGCAACGCCCGCTCTTGCCGCCTCCCAGAATGGACAGGCGAATAACGTGTGTTCAGAATCATCGAACACAGCTGGACAGTGCACGCACCCCGGATTCTCGGCTTTCCTTTTCCGCCATAAATAGCTCTGAAAGCAGCCATGGCCCGTTAGGGCTTGAGCCATGTGGTAACTTACTTCCCTTGGTCCCTGGCTCCACCATCTTCGTAAGTCCGGGATGAGCGCCTTCGTCCACGCGGCTTTGGTGGAGACGTCCCACATCTCCTGCCACTGGCCAATCATTGCATCCTCTTTCTGCTGCTTGGTCAAGACCGCACCTTCGTGCCTGAGAGCAGTGGCACGTTTGTGCACGACTGCCTGCAGCGTGACTGGCGGCATCCTTGCCAAAACAAGAGCAGCCATGTCTGAAACTGTTCTATAGCATCTCGCCACTCTGAGGGCAGCGCACCTCTGACTCTGGAGCATCAGGTTCCTGTACTTGGCCACGTTCTGAATCTCATCAGCCCACACATCGGCACCGTACAGCAGGCGGCTGTGTACCACACTCATCAGCAGGCTGCGCTTGCACTGGGCTGGACCACCTACGTTTGGCATTAGCCTGACGAGCGCAGAGGCGGCTTTCCTCGCGCCCGTCGTCACTGTCTCCACGTGATCGCCGAAGGAGAGGCGGGTGTCCAATTGGACGCCTAGATATCTTACCGCCCTTTTGACGGCTACCGTGCACCCATCGATGTGCAGTACTGGATCCCGATAAACATACTTCTTTGTTAGAACCACGCATTCAGATTTTTCTGGGGCGAGTCGCAATCGATTCTCTGTCATCCACTCGCAAATCGTCCTGAGAACAGGGTTCACCAATTGCTCGATCAGATCCGCATTGTGGgccaccgccaccaccgccacATCATCCGCGAATGCGACAAGTTTGATTCCGTCAGGTACTGGGAGTCTGAGCACTCCATCATAGAACAGATTCCACAGTGTTGGGCCCAGCACCGAGCCCTGAGGAACGCCACCGGTGACGGGGAGGCAGTCGTTGTCCCCTATTAACAATTCACTGTTCTCCATAAATGATCTTAAGATGTTTAACAAGTAGTTCGGGGTCGCACAGCGGCGTAGTGCCGCGTCGATTAGCCTCCACGGAGCTGTGTTAAAAGCGTTCTTTACGTCGATCGTCACCAGGACGCACAAGTCTCTCTTTTTGACCGGGCCACTGCCCGCAGCTTTGGCCACGTTCAGTACTTGGTGGATGGCGTCTACGGTGGATCTCGACCGCCTGAAACCAAATTGGAGATCACTCAACGCACCAACACTGTCGATGTGATGGATCAACCTCTCTAGGAGCAGCCTCTCTAGAACCTTGCCGGACCCGTCCAGTAGGCTGATCGGACGATAGCTCGATGGTTCATTCTTCGGTTTCCATTTGCCCTTGTGCAGTAACACCAGGTTGGCGCGTTTCCATGGCGTGGGAAAAGACCCCTCCAAGAGGCAGGCGTTGTAGCAGTCTACAAACACTTCTGGGAACTTCTTAAAGGTTGATTTGATGATCTCGTTCGGTATTAGGTCAGGTCCAGGAGCCTTGCCCGTCGGCAGCTTGCTGACAACCCTCGCCACTTCGTCAGTGGTAAACAGTGGTATACCTAACGGCGCCTCGGGTAGTGTGACAGATAGGGCTGTCTCTCCGCTTGATGTGGGTATGCTTTCCTAATCTGTCCCTGGTGCTGGAGGAAATAATCCTCGAGCCACGCTTCTTCTGACTGTGTGGTCCATTGCCGGTGATCGGCGGCCTAGCCTCTTGGTGACCAGCCTGTAGGGGACTCCCCAGAGGTCGTTATCTACTGATCGACACAGCTCCGACCAGCTTTTCTCCTGTGCCTTGCGAATCTCCGTTTTGAGATCCGTTCGTGCTTTCTTATAGGCGTCGAGTTCAACCTCCCGGGTTCCCCTGCCCGATCTGCGGCCGGCACGCTGGTAAGCTCTCCTCGTTGCAATTGCAGCCCTGCGAAGGGCGGCGATGTCGTCGCTCCACCAGTGGACAGCCTTTCTTGCCTCGAACGCCGACCTGGGTGGCATGGAGGCATTGCACGTGGCGGAGAGTAAGGCCCCGAGTCGCTCTGCGTGCTCAGTAGCGAGTGCTTCAGATGATGGTAAACATGACCGTCCAGACAGTTCGAAGAACAATTCGGCTGCTGCCGGATTGAATTTTTTGACTGACCAGCCCGGTGCCCTAGCTATCGTGGTGTGACGCGTGGTTTTTTGCGCTGCTCGTGATGAGACAAGGTGTTCTATATACAGATGATCACTTGCTGAGTATGTGTCCTCGAGTACCGACCAGTCAGTGACGAGCTGGCGAGCAGCTGTACAGCAGTACATCGCCCAGCCACACCCAAACGAAGCCTACGCCCGCTCCTTGCTCGTCCAAGATCACGTCCGAGGAGTTTGCTGCAAACACGGCGCATTTCCTGTCCAGGCTTCCTACCCAGTGGTCGGAGTCACCCATCGGCCTGTTGTATTCGCACAAGACAGCGATGTTCGACCGTCGTTCTGCCATCATCTGCAGGAGTAGCTGCTGGGCCGTCCAACTGTTATTCAAGTTGACTTGAATGACTCCAGTCCCCTTGGTCGCGCTCATTTCCGGGCTGGAGCCTCCGCCGCCAGGGACCTGGCAAAAGCACTAACTGCGGATTCCAACGCGTTGCCTGATTCACCGCAGCGTCTGCAGCATTGCGTTCTTTTCGGGCCGGAACACTCCTTCGCTGTGTGGCCGGAACAGAAACAGCGGAAACATCTTAGCTTCTGGTCAGCGAGCTTGACTCGGCAGCTAATCATACCAACGCGGAGCCGCCCGGACTTGAGTAGCTCGCGTGAAGGTCCAACCGGTAGCGATACCAGCACCGACTGGGAGCCCCCGTATCTTTTCCTAAGACTGAAGACTTTGAGTTGCTCCGATGGAACGCCGGTGACGGAGGCCGTGGCTTCAGCCACCTCTTCAGCAGTTGACCACTGATCTAGGTCCCTGACCTCAACCATGACTCTCTGCTGGAGCGTACGCACTTCCACCTCAGAGCCCGCAGAGTGGGAGATCTCTGCACGCACCGCTTCGAACCGCGCTTGGTCGCCGCGGACTTCGATGAGTAGGCCCCCTGATTTCGACTGCCTCATACCAACAATGCTATCACCAATACTCCACGATCGACGCCTCCACGAATCTTCGTGGCTAGCGCCGGAAAATCGTCTGATTTGACGTCCACTATAATTGCCTGAGGGCGTGCGCGAACTCTCGGGTTGGCCTTTGTAACGTTCTCGTTTCCCTTCACACCATTGATTTGCTCCTCTTGCGTTGGGGAGTTCTTCTTTCTCGCCGTCTTCTTCTTCACTACCTCCGTCCATGTTGGGGCCGCAGTGCCCAATGCCTCCTCTGGAACCTTCCTGTCGACTAGTTGCCTAACCGCTTTGCTGAGCTCACCCACCTCGGATCTCAGCGAGCTGAACTCCGTGGCCAGGTTGTCAGCCAAGGGTGAGTCTTTGCCGCCGACGTTGGTGGATGACATTTTaggttttgttataataattgtatgcacAAGTCTTCAATATGAATGTTTGTTATGTTCCTgaaaccaaatataaaaattgaaattacatttaataaaaactaacgaatataatattacctaatgtattatataaagaaaCATTGGTATCATCTTAGAAGTGCAATATACATTAGAatagaaattaaacataataaatgaaCATTGTTAACAAACCACAAGATTAAATTCCCTCGTAGTCTTCTCTCAAACTATCACTGTAGTAGTCACATGCAAGatttttgtgaaataataacaatatccacATTCCTGGTTAATATCTAACCTTTctgaaagtaaaaataaatttaatttttaaaacaatgaagttcatttattaaaatgtatgtgggATTGGGTCACCAAAATGTATACTGGATAAAATAACAACAGAAACGTAACGCACCAAACTCTTTTATTGAACGACAcgtgaacaatttaaattacaattacaacGACAACGAACAAGGACCAGTGGCGCCGATCACCTAATTTATCTATGACATATGTCATAGTAGATTTTATACCTGGGAGGGGCCCACCAAGTGTTACTGGGGCCCGGTTGTGGTCCTGGGCCAGAATTTTacttatatagaattttaaatcataaagataaataaatttgatatacctacgaataattattgaatactgAATAGCAACTGTAAACACTATAGCCTATAGATACGTAGTTGGTGGATTATGATTCTACActctaatacttaatagtgtactaaaataattattatactaacgtCTAACAACTAACAGCTGTCAGCTGAGCTGACGAACATGATCATGAAGTATGACAAAATAAACtatgaattgtttattttgttattgatttaataGTTGAACTATTTAAGAtaagaataatgataaataatcgttatattttcatttatttaattaattaggtattattggctttgtgtttttactttttacgaAGTAATTGAGTGAATAATACGTATTTGATAactgtataggtactaggtagtaggtacactaGTACACTACTCTGTACGCTGTAGTCTGTAAGAAAATTCCAAATttgttacctacataatttttaaatatttttaactgataataaaaaaaataattttattattttaaataatagtaagtacctacttaatgcatattatagtttataaattcgAACATAATTTTTCCCGATTAGTAGCAAGCGCCAAGCGATAATCGATCTGAAAAGCTATGAATAGTTGGGAAACCCAGCGTGCAACCATGTCGAATTCTCCATATCTTATCTGTCGGCGACggcttattattactattattggttacgttaaataattgtcaaaacgtatattattatattatattgtgtaccgtATACACAGACAGACATTTAACCACATGATCATCATTCATCAGTCGTCATTCGTCTTCActttactaaaatttaaattattaagtattaactgcACAGTGACGGTGTATTatgtagttttgttttattttaattgacaaCGACAGTCGACAGACAACtgtcatttaaatttgaattgtttactttaatgttataaattgtattaatcgtAATTAATGGCTTCTCGTTCTCAACACTTGAGTGGATGCGCCAAGAGGAAATTAAGAGCACAAAGAGAAGATGCAACTAAAAAAATGTCTGGATTATTAGATCGATTTATCAAACCAATAGTTTTGGCCGAggcaacacaatattataatagtaatgctaataataataacggtaagtaataacaattttttttaattaattctatgGTGCTCGTGTAAAAGTTCTAAAGTACATAAATTGCGAAAATGGGATTAAAAAAaagagatgaaaaaaaaaacacttattgGGGGTAAAAGAACTATGTCCTATCCCTAGAACTCTACCATATGCATCATAATTCGAAATTGTAAAAAGCGCCTTGATTAAAAATTCTGGGTATAATGGACTAAATCACATGTCTTTatgcagtttaaaaaaaatataaacacagtttaagTAGACTAAAACcttttaacacatatttaatttttgacttaATGTGCTTCTAACCCACCAAATTATATTCCTAACTAtctaagtagttttttttaagtttatatcttattataaaagttgattttgttttttttatatttttctcatataataatatttattttatacaagctgtttgtttttgttaaagTGTATTGGTTAATTTTGAACTTAAGACCTTTTATCTTAGCAGTGAGCACTGAGCACCACAGAACTATAGAATGCTTTAAGAATAGTGATACAACTAAATAATCACTATTTTCaaacctaattaataatttaagtattaatgaaaatattttaattttaattttatatggataggactatgtaaaaaaatcattattttcaggtatgttaaatgaaaattatataagagCAATAGAgcataagttataacaatattacaacaggattgtctattaaaaatgtcaaataataacaaatcaaatcaaaatatattatttaaattaaaatgtttacaggtATTAATGAAGTAGACCAAGTTTCTGTTAATaattcatttgaaaatgttttatctaGTTCAGTTTCCACTCAGGCTTCTACGCACAACATTTCAccaggtataatatgtaatttaaattttaaaaaaatgcaatatacttgccaaatcaatttaattagtttaaaattgtatcaaaatatattaatttaactaaaatgtttacaGATATTAACGAAGTAGACCAAGTTTCTGTTGATAATTCATTTGACAATGTTTTATCTAGTTCAGTTTCCACTCAGGCTTCTACGCACAACATTTCACCAGGTATAatctgtaattttaattttaaaaaaatgcaatatacttgccacattaatttaattaattttaaattgtatcaaaatatattaatttaactaaaatgtttacaGATATTAACGAAGTAGACCAAGTTTCTGTTGATaattcatttgaaaatgttttatctaGTTCAGTTTCCACTCAGGCTTCTACGCACGACATTTCAccaggtataatatgtaatttaaattttaaaaaaatgcaatatacttgccaaatcaatttaattagtttaaaattgtatcaaaatatattaatttaactaaaatgtttacaGATATTAACGAAGTAGACCAAGTTTCTGTTGATaattcatttgaaaatgttttatctaGTTCAGTTTCCACTCAGGCTTCTACGCACGACATTTCAccaggtataatatgtaatttaaattttaaaaaaatgcaatatacttgccaaatcaatttaattagtttaaaattgtatcaaaatatattaatttaactaaaatgtttacaGATATTAACGAAGTAGACCAAGTTTCTGTTGATAATTCATTTGACAATGTTTTATCTAGTTCAGTTTCCACTCAGGCTTCTACGCACGACATTTCAccaggtataatatgtaatttaaattttaaaaaaatgcaatatacttgccaaatcaatttaattagtttaaaattgtatcaaaatatattaatttaactaaaatgtttacaGATATTAACGAAGTAGACCAAGTTTCTGTTGATAATTCATTTGACAATGTTTTATCTAGTTCAGTTTCCACTCAGGCTTCTACGCACGACATTTCACCaggtatatgtaatttaaatttaaaaaaaatgcacacattaatttaattagttttaaattgtatcaaaatatattaatttaactaaaatgtttacaGGTATTAATGAAGTAGATCAAGTTTCTGTTGATAATTCATTTGACAATGTTTTATCTAGTTCAGTTTCTGCAGAAACGTCACCaggtattataactattaacacACTTAgggttataattttatgagaTAATGtgaaaaagtatatattttcaacgtttttttgttattcataggtaatttatttaaaaatgatccaGTGCATTTCATTAATAGCAAGTTAACTCCTGAAGAAATTAATTTGATCATTCAATTAGGCCCTTGTCAACCATGCTCAGATGATCTTCCTCAAAAACATTTTCCATTTGATAAAACTTCCAGACATGGCCATTTTAATGAACAGTGGTACTCTCGGTTACTTCCTGATGGTTCTAGAGTTATTAGGGATTGGTTATCATACTCACCTACACTAGACACAGTTTTTTGTTTGCCGTGTATGCTCTTTACTGGCCACAATAAGCATAAAGCTGTTACAACATGGACAAAAGTTGGATATTCTACATGGCAAAATGgtcgtcaaaatattatgctacatgaaataagtaatatacatGTCAATGCTTCAATAACactaaaaactaagaaaaattcTATGCCAATCATTCCAGCACTAGAAAGTAGTCGAAAAACCAATGTTGCATTAAACAGACAAATTGTTTTTGAGTTAATAGACATTACTTTGTATTTAGCTCGACATAATTTATCTTTTCGTGGGCACAGAGAAGGTtgggaagaaaaaaataaaggaaattttaaggatattttattgttgatggCTCCAAATTCGTATGCATTATCTTCCCatataaattctattaaatCCCAGGGCAAACATGTGTGCTCGTTTATAAGTTGGGAAAGACAAAATCAACTTATCAGTTCTATATCAGAATTTATCGGGTCAACCATAAGATCAGATATAAAGAGATCTCGAATGTTCAGTATTTCAATAGATTCGACCTTTGATGCTGCTAGAAAAGAGCaggtatcatttataataagaTATGTTAGTCATTCATCTGGGAACATTTTTGAACGTTTATTGGCTCTTAAAGAATCTCCTGTTACAACTGGAGAATCGTTGTTTAATCTTTTTGAATTAGTCATGGATCGTGAAGGCCTTGATTGGAAAAATGAACTTGTTGGTCAGTCATACGACGGTGCTAGCAATATGAGTGGGGAATACAAGGGCCTACAAGCAAGAAttaatgtagaaaataattCAGCTATCTTTGTGTGGTGTCATGCTCACCGATTAAATTTGGTAATGGCCAATGCAGTTTCATCTAGTTTAGATGCTGTTGATTTATTTGGAAATCTAGAATCCATTTACTCTTTTATTTGGTGTAGTAAGAAAAGAGCTGCTTTATTCAGAGAATTTCAAGACAAACATTATCCTAATATGCAAAAGAAATCTATGAAACGTGTTGCAACCACAAGATGGGGATCACATGATGCAGCACTTGAAActgttttacaaaaatttgaTGCAATATTAGAGACTCTGGAAGAAACAAGAAAAAATGAAGGATCTGGTGATGTAAAAGTGGGTTCTACTATTGCAGGATTTATGAAATACTTTTTATCATATCGATTTGTGTTAACCgcatatacttttaaaaaaatatttactgttttaaGTCCATTGTCAAAGATTATGCAATCGGTAGATATTGATTTGTTGACTGTAACCAACATAGTTGAAACTTCCAAACATGACTTAAATTTTCTTAGAGATGATGATAATACTTTTGATAATCTTTATGAACAAGCACAATCATTTATAGACAAATCAGATTATGAGTTTGAAGTCTTAAAAACGACAAGAATAAAGAAAGTACCTAGAAAACATGACGAAAAATGTACCGATGAACGAATTCAAGATCCCATTCAgttgtttaaaatcaatacagtaCTTCCAGCACTAGATCATGTGAACAATGAAATGAATAAACGTTTTAATCCAGATcatattggtattttaaaagACATTTCTCtgttttcattaaaaagaaTAGAAGAAATCATGAAAAAGCCAATTTTGTTGCCAATTGATTCATTTGTAAAACtttgtaatacttataaaatattagacataAATTGTTTGCGTACTGAATACTTGCAGTTTACTTCACGTTTTCccgagataaaaaaaacattagttcTGCCAGCAAAATTACATACAgaaacagaattaaataaatcagaTGATGAAGAATTTTTGTTCAGTGATGCATCTTCAGGTATGGACGATAATGACAACAAaactttaaaagaaaataaaaattcaaaaagtttgatttatatatttaatttattacattctaCTGGTTTGGATAGTGTATTCCCACATCTGTATTCTGCTATTAAAATTGCCGTAACATTGCCAGTTTCTAGTTGTAGCACTGAAagatcattttcaaaaatgaaactAGTCAAAACAAGATTAAGATCATCGACATCTGAAGACCGCCTAGAAGGCCTAGTTAAAATTTCTTGTGAGAATGACATTGTAATTGATAAAGATTTAGTAGTAGATATTTTTGCACAAAAAAGTAGTGTAttgattaaatcattaattttataagattttaacttttaattaaataaaagctTGATTATCTATGTAGtattttggtaattattatgttatgttattttatattatgaatatttaaatgataataataactaattagttcTCGATTTCATATAGTTCATCTAAAACGGGTCGGTCACAGCTTGGTCGCTAGGTAATAGCTTACATATGTTTAAAcggattaattaaatattttttcagctaataaatgaaaaaaaaaatggttgtacATTAACTATGTAATTATGTGGGCAGTTTGTTTCGCATTCAATTgttacattgaaaaaaaaattgggggcCCAAGCTCCAGGAGGGGCCCTTGGATTTATGATGTCATAGTATTTTTCAAacacttcggcgccactgacaAGGACACACGTCTAACGTCTAAGCAACACTGATGACTAGCTCTTCCCCACCACCTTAGCTGTACCAGGAACCGACCCTCTCTCTAGTGGGCAACTCAACCCCACATCTTCCCCAGACTGAACAGCATCCGCGTCGGCTGCATCTTCTTCCTCATGATTGATTGTTGGACACCAGGGCTTCATGAAGTCAGTACCAGTGGATGTCTTGTTTGGTCCTTCACCGTCGCCTACTCTCCACACTTTAAAACGATTTGGGCCCCTTCTGCCGACGATACGATAGGGTCCCAGATATTTTCTTGCAAGCTTAGACATTGGTAGGAACTGTGTTCTACGGATAGCTACCAAATCACCTATACAATATGATTCAGATTCCTTCCTACGTTTGTTGAAGGTCTTGCGTTGCTCCTCTTGGGCCTTGGCAATTTGATCCTTGGCTCGCTGACGGTCCTCTTCTCGTTGACTTTCATACCAATGTATGTACTCTTCCTCTATAGCTTCCTTTAGTGACGCAAAGTCAGCATGACGCATCTCCACACCAAAAGTTAGCTTGAATGGAGTCATGCCTATAGACCTCTGCACTGATCCGTTTATTGCCATCTGCACTTTTCCCACTTGTCGATACCACTTTCCTGGTTGGTCGATACACATCTTGGCcaacacattaataattatagcattGAGTCGTTCAACCTGTCCGTTTCCACGGGGCATGCCTGTGGTAATTAATATATGTCTAATATTCCGGTCTTTGCAATACTGTTCGAAATTGTTTGATGTGAACGCTGTTCCACGATCAGACACAATACG
The window above is part of the Acyrthosiphon pisum isolate AL4f unplaced genomic scaffold, pea_aphid_22Mar2018_4r6ur Scaffold_21271;HRSCAF=23481, whole genome shotgun sequence genome. Proteins encoded here:
- the LOC103308095 gene encoding zinc finger MYM-type protein 1-like isoform X2, which codes for MFTDINEVDQVSVDNSFENVLSSSVSTQASTHDISPGINEVDQVSVDNSFDNVLSSSVSAETSPGNLFKNDPVHFINSKLTPEEINLIIQLGPCQPCSDDLPQKHFPFDKTSRHGHFNEQWYSRLLPDGSRVIRDWLSYSPTLDTVFCLPCMLFTGHNKHKAVTTWTKVGYSTWQNGRQNIMLHEISNIHVNASITLKTKKNSMPIIPALESSRKTNVALNRQIVFELIDITLYLARHNLSFRGHREGWEEKNKGNFKDILLLMAPNSYALSSHINSIKSQGKHVCSFISWERQNQLISSISEFIGSTIRSDIKRSRMFSISIDSTFDAARKEQVSFIIRYVSHSSGNIFERLLALKESPVTTGESLFNLFELVMDREGLDWKNELVGQSYDGASNMSGEYKGLQARINVENNSAIFVWCHAHRLNLVMANAVSSSLDAVDLFGNLESIYSFIWCSKKRAALFREFQDKHYPNMQKKSMKRVATTRWGSHDAALETVLQKFDAILETLEETRKNEGSGDVKVGSTIAGFMKYFLSYRFVLTAYTFKKIFTVLSPLSKIMQSVDIDLLTVTNIVETSKHDLNFLRDDDNTFDNLYEQAQSFIDKSDYEFEVLKTTRIKKVPRKHDEKCTDERIQDPIQLFKINTVLPALDHVNNEMNKRFNPDHIGILKDISLFSLKRIEEIMKKPILLPIDSFVKLCNTYKILDINCLRTEYLQFTSRFPEIKKTLVLPAKLHTETELNKSDDEEFLFSDASSGMDDNDNKTLKENKNSKSLIYIFNLLHSTGLDSVFPHLYSAIKIAVTLPVSSCSTERSFSKMKLVKTRLRSSTSEDRLEGLVKISCENDIVIDKDLVVDIFAQKSSVLIKSLIL
- the LOC103308095 gene encoding zinc finger MYM-type protein 1-like isoform X1, yielding MFTDINEVDQVSVDNSFDNVLSSSVSTQASTHDISPGINEVDQVSVDNSFDNVLSSSVSAETSPGNLFKNDPVHFINSKLTPEEINLIIQLGPCQPCSDDLPQKHFPFDKTSRHGHFNEQWYSRLLPDGSRVIRDWLSYSPTLDTVFCLPCMLFTGHNKHKAVTTWTKVGYSTWQNGRQNIMLHEISNIHVNASITLKTKKNSMPIIPALESSRKTNVALNRQIVFELIDITLYLARHNLSFRGHREGWEEKNKGNFKDILLLMAPNSYALSSHINSIKSQGKHVCSFISWERQNQLISSISEFIGSTIRSDIKRSRMFSISIDSTFDAARKEQVSFIIRYVSHSSGNIFERLLALKESPVTTGESLFNLFELVMDREGLDWKNELVGQSYDGASNMSGEYKGLQARINVENNSAIFVWCHAHRLNLVMANAVSSSLDAVDLFGNLESIYSFIWCSKKRAALFREFQDKHYPNMQKKSMKRVATTRWGSHDAALETVLQKFDAILETLEETRKNEGSGDVKVGSTIAGFMKYFLSYRFVLTAYTFKKIFTVLSPLSKIMQSVDIDLLTVTNIVETSKHDLNFLRDDDNTFDNLYEQAQSFIDKSDYEFEVLKTTRIKKVPRKHDEKCTDERIQDPIQLFKINTVLPALDHVNNEMNKRFNPDHIGILKDISLFSLKRIEEIMKKPILLPIDSFVKLCNTYKILDINCLRTEYLQFTSRFPEIKKTLVLPAKLHTETELNKSDDEEFLFSDASSGMDDNDNKTLKENKNSKSLIYIFNLLHSTGLDSVFPHLYSAIKIAVTLPVSSCSTERSFSKMKLVKTRLRSSTSEDRLEGLVKISCENDIVIDKDLVVDIFAQKSSVLIKSLIL